TTATCCAGGCCGGACACCGCATCCTCAATCTTCTTGCTGATTTCAGCTTCCACTTCCGTAGGTGCCGCGCCTGGATATAATGTAGTAATGGTGATGGTTGGTACCGAAAACTCGGGTAACAGCACGTAGCTGAGCTGCGTGTAGGAAGCCAATCCGCCGATGAAGAGTATCGCAAAAAGTACGATAATCATCGAAGGACGCTTTAATATGGTTTCAACAAATTTCATAATACTGTCTGTTGGAATAAATTACTGGGCAATGACCGATGTACCATCCTGCAAATTGATCTGTCCGCTCGTAACAACCCTGTCACCTGCTTTCAAACCTTTGGTAATTTCATAGTAATCGTTCGTGGTAGAACCGATCCCTACCGAGCGTAGCACTGCTTTTCCATTCTCCACCACATATAGCTGCGGCTGCTTCGCCGATCCCATAATTGCCTGACGCGGAACGGAAAGTGCCTCACCTTTCACGTCTGTCGAATTGGCGATGGAACCATACATACCTGCTTTCAGCGGATGATTTTGCGAATTGGCCACCGTAATTTCTACCGGGTAATTGTGCGCATCATCACCTTCGGCGGCTACCATCGTCACCCGTCCTTTCAGGTCGGCATCGGGATTTACGTCTGTTTTAATGACAATGGATTTACCTGTACGAAATTCATTAATTGATTTCTCCGGGATGTTAACCACCAGTTTCAATGAAGAAATATCCGTAATCTCCGCCATAGGTGTCCCTATGCTCACTACTGAACCTTTTTCTACCATTTTAGCAGTAATGATCCCTCCAAAAGGCGCAATAATATTGGTGTTCTGGATCTGCTTGTTCAGTTGTTTAATTTGCGCCTGCGTGCTGCGAATACTAAGCTGCGTCCTTTCCAGGTTCACCGCCGGAACTGCATCGCCCTTCACCAGGACTTCATATCTTTTCAGGTCGTTCTGATATCCTTCCAATGTGACTTGCAAAGCTTCCACCTGGTAACGTAGTTGCTCATCGTCCAGCTTGGCGATCAGTTGCCCCGCCTTTACAAATTGCCCCTCCTCGATTGTCAGACGAATGATTTCGCCACCCGCCTGCGGACGGATCTCGACCTTGCGATTAGGTGTAAATGAGCCCAGAAAAGCCGATTCCTGAGATAATTTGCGCATTTCCGCCACCGCTGTTTTAACACCTACTTTCGGGTCCGGGTCGGGAACATAAACTTTCTGTGCTGTCTGCTCTTTGTTGCTCAGCAACTTTGCTGCGGTTAGGCCGATGACGGCGATCACACCGAGAAATATAAAAAGACGTTTCATAATGTGGCTGTTGATAGATAATGATGGTGTTGACTATTTTTGAATTAATGATCCCGTGGCCTTTTTCCATTCCAGTTCCGCTTTGAGCAACTGTACTAATGAAGTCAAATAGTTGCTCTGCGCATCCAGGAGGCTGTTTTCAGATTGAATGACGTCCGTCAGAGAAACAGTACCCTCTTTAAATTGAAGCTGGATCTGTTTATAAACCCGTTCCGCCAGTGCAACCTGATCCTTCTTTGCGTTAATGTTCTTTTGCTCCACCCCGAACTTGTTCCGAGCATTGGCCTCCTCCATTTGAATGGATTCTTTCACCTGCCGCAACTGTACATTCAATTTCTCCTTATCAATCTGGTTCTGGCTTCTTTTGGCCCTTCTTGCAAGTCCATCAAAAACGCTCCAATTAAGCTGCAAACCTGCCCAATAGCCCGGCACATCCTGAAAAGTGGAGTTCTCCCCTGCTTTGGCATAAAAAGCCATATTGGCTACTCCGTAAGCATTTACCGTGGGAATTAATCCTGATTTAATGTTCCTGTCCTGTAATTCGTTCAGGTCTTTTTGCTTTTGTAAAAGCGCCACATCAGTACGCCTTGTTTCATCAAATCCATCCCGGGCCGGCAGCGCAACACCGCTAACGTTTACTACTATACGAATAGAATCCGATTGCGGTGTTCCGGTGTAATATTTCAACAAATTAACCAGCTGACTATAATTGTCTTTTAATGTAGCCAGCTGGGTTTCTGTTGTAGTTCTGTTGATGATAATGCGGTCTACGTCTACTCTCTGGCCCAATTTGTTCTGATAAAGAAGGTTTGAGACTTTATAAAGCTTGTCCAGCGACACCAGGTTACTGTCCAGAAAAGCCATTTGTTGCACCACGGTGACAAGGTTGTAATAAGCGTCTGTTACATTGTAGGCAACGTCTTCTTTTGTCTTCACAGTACTCAATGATGTCAGCTCGCGGTTCAGGTTGGCAGCTTTCAAAGCATATTTAACGGAGGGATTGTACAGGTTCTGAGTTACTTGTGCCGTAGTAGACAAATTGTATGGCAACCCAAAAGCCAATGTGCTGTAAGAACCTTCCGGTCCTCCGAAAGCACTGGCCGGTACGACCTGCCCGGGAATCTTGAAATATCTTTTATAATCACCCGATACATTCACGCTCGGTAACAGGGCAGATTTCACTTCGTCAATCTTAGCATTGGTTTTCAGTTCGTCAAGGCGTGCAGACTGAATGCTGAAATCGTTTTTCATGGCCAGATCAAGCAACTGGCTCAGATTGTAGTCCTGCGCATGCAGGCTTTGCGTGGCTAAAAGGCATAGCACGGCCAGTAAATGAAATTTAAATTTCATAGCAGTAGATCAAATAAATGTTTATTTTAAATGGTTGTTTAAACCCAGGGCAAAAAAAATCGTTGTTAACCGATCACCAAATAATTGCAGATCATTTCTTTAACGTGTTCTTTCTGCGCCTCAGCATGAACTTCAAATTCCTCTTCTGTTAGGTTGAAAAGCTTTTTGTGAATGTGCTTTCCCAAAAATATGAACTCTACATTACACTTAATCAGCGGCAAAATAGTTTCGAGTTGCATAGGCCTCAGTGTTCCGTTTGCAACACCTTCCTCCAACTGTTGTATAAAGTAGGTATTTCGAATCTGATGAAAAAAAGACATATCAGGAAAAAGGCGGTCAGGCTCTTTGTGAATCTCATTCATGATAAAAATGATAAGGTCCGGTTCCTCTTTCATCATCTTGAAATCATTCTCAATCATTTCCGAAATCTTTGCCTTAACGTCAATCTTTTTATTCAGAATATCGACGGTACTTTGAAAATACTCTCCCAGGATGTCCCTGAAAATCTCTAAAAAAAGCTTCTCCTTACTACGGAAATAATAATTGGTCAATGCAATGTTCATGTCGGCCTCCCGCGCAATGTCACGCGACGTGGTCCCATCGAAACCTTTTTTCAGAAAAACCCGCTTCGCCGCTTCCTTGATCTTATCCTCACTCTTTTCTGCTATGCACTTCACTTTGATTACCGATTAGGTTTGTTTTGATCTTCTAAAACAGTTGTTCCAGTATTATCGATTCAAAGGTTGGAAATAAATTTCAAACTCACAAACGTTTTAAATGAATAATTTAAACAATCATTTAAAATGTTCATTTGAGGATAGAAATTATTTAATTTATACAATTCCGTTGCCCCCAATGGAATTGCCACAATGGAATTGCCCCAATAGATTAGTGTCGGTGCCCCGCGTTCTCCTGCGATTGAATGGCCGTAATGATGACCGTATTGAAAATATCCTCAACCGTACAGCCACGGCTCAGATCATTGATTGGCTTATTAAGTCCCTGTAACATAGGCCCAATTGCCAACGCACCCGTTTCACGTTGCAATGCTTTATAAGTGTTGTTACCCGTGTTGAGGTCCGGGAAAATAAACACGCTCGCCCTTCCCGACACGTCAGGATTTGACGATTTTTGACTACCCACCATCGGGTCCACCGCGGCATCGTACTGGATTGGCCCGTCAATCTTAATGTCAGGCCGCTTTTGCCGCACCAATGCAGTGGCTTCTCTCACCCTTTCCACGTCCTCGCCTTCGCCGGACGAGCCCGAAGAATACGATAACATGGCGATCCTCGGCTCTATGCCAAACAGCTTGCTGCTTTCCGCAGAAGAGATCGCTATTTCCGCCAGTTCCTCTGCTGTCGGGTTCGGATTAACGGCGCAATCTCCAAAAACGCTTACCCGCTCCGGCAGGCACATAAAAAATACGGAGGAAACCAGAGAAACGCCAGGCTTGGTCTTAATGAACTGCAATGCCGGCCTGATCGTATGCTGTGTAGTATGCACAGCACCCGAAACCATTCCGTCCGCATGGCCTTTGTACACCATCATGGTACCGAAATACGAAACGTCCGTCATGAGGTCACGGGCCATTTCTTCATTCACATTTTTATATTTCCGAAGCGCATACAATGTCTCCACATAAGAATCATAGTTCTCGGAAGTGGCCGGGTCCACGATTTTGATTGCATTGAGGTCCAGGTTCAAGCCGAGCCTTTTCAGTGATGCCGCGATTTCCACCGGATTTCCGAGCAGCGTCAGGTTCACGATGTTCTGACTGATCAAACGGGCGGCGGCTTTCAAAATCCGGTCGTCGTTACCTTCGGGCAATACAATGTGCTTCTTCTCGCTTTTTGCCCATTTCATGAGCTGGTACTGGAACATATGCGGCGTAATCCCTTCGGACCTGAACGTGATGATCTTGTCGTCAAGCACTTTCATATCCACATATTTCTCAAAAATATCGATGGCGAGCGTGATCTTCTTCTTGTTATCAGCAGAAATCCTTGAATGAATCGCACCTACCCGCGTCGTGGTCTCAAAAGTTCCTTTTTGCACTGAGATGACCGGTACAATGGTTTGAAGACCTTCAATCAACCGCACAATGGGCTCCTCTGGCTCCGTTCCGGCAGTGAGTAAGATACCCGCCACCTTGGGATAATTGGCAGACAGGTTAGCCTGCAACGCACCAATGATGATGTCACCCCGGTCACCTGGTGTAATGATCAGTACATTCTCTTTGATGTGGTTTAAGAAATTCGGGAGCATCATCGCGCCGGTCACAAAATGATCTACCTGGCTGGAAAGAAGGTTTTCACCAAAAAGGACTTTTGCATCCAGCGCATCGGCGATCTCTTTCATTGTTGGACTTTGCAGGTTTTTGTCCCACGGGATCACCGTCAGCATCATATCCTCAGGTAACTGCATGCGCAACAATTCGTGCACATCATCAACCTGTTCCGGTTTCACACGGTTTGCGATGATGCCCAGCACCTGTACCTCTCGGGATTCAAAATTACGGAGTACATTCAGTGCGGAATTAATGATCTGCTCGGTAGACTTATTTTCCCCGTTAATGATCGTCAGAACCGGCGCGCCCAGGTTTTTGGCGATAGCAGCATTGGTTTCAAACTCAAAAGCAACACCTTCACCCAGGAAATCGCTTCCTTCGATAACCGTGAAATCATAAGCTTCTTCCAGCTTTTTGAACTTGCCAATGATCGTATTGATCATTTCCCGCCAATTCTCCGACTCGGACTGCTGCAACACCTCATGTCTGCTGAAAGCGTACGTGTCCTCATAGGCGATTGGAAGAGAAAAGTGGTTGAGGATCGCTTCAATGTGCTTATCCCGGGTTCCGGGCGACTGCTGTGAAATGATAGGCTTGAAAAAACCGATCTTTTTCGTCTTGGCGAGAAGCATATTTACCAGCCCCAAGGCGATCACTGATTTACCGGCATAAGGCTCCGCGGACGCAATAAAAATCGTTTTCGTCATAACCAGCTTTCAGTTAACCTGCAATTATTCAAGCATATTCCAGTCGGCAATGTGCTCGTCCTGCTTTTCCACCAGCCACACGCGGCTTCCGGGGAAATGTTTCAGGTAGGCCTTACTTTTATCGATTCCTGCCACGCTGAATGCAGTCGCCAAAGCATCGGCAACTGTGCCGTCGGGTGAAATCACCGTAGTCCGAACATGGAATAGCAGCCCTATACCTGTCTGTGGATCAACAATATGTGAATATTTCACGCCTTTGTATTCCATAAATCGGTAAGTGGGGCCGGAAGTAGCGAGGGCCACATTTGAAAGCGCCATGGTTTTGAGGGAATCGCTGCCATTGGAAATCGTAATATTCCAGCCTTTGGTACCCGGAGGCGGGTTGGTGAGGACTATTTTTCCACCTGCATCCATCATGGCGGAAGTAATGCCCATGTTTTTCAACACTTTTATGGCTTCTTCGGCAGCATATCCTTTTCCTAATCCGCCAATATCCAGTCGCATGCCTTTTTGGATCAGCAAAACACTTTGCTTGGCACGATCCAGTTGCATTTTGGTATATCCTGTCTTTTGTAAAGCTTCATGGATCTCTTCTTGGGGAGGGAAAATCCCTTTGCGGGTGGCATGTCTCCACATTTGAACGACCGGCCCTAATGTAGCATCAAATGCACCACCTGTTTTTTTGCTAATATCCTGTGAAACAGCAAGTATGTCAAATAAATCTTTACTTACCGGAACCCATTTTCCGCTACCAGACTGAGCCGATAGCAAGTTTATTTCGCTACCGTCGCGGTAGTCACTCAAAATTTCATTTAGTTTTTCAATTCTTTCAAATGCACGCTTGGCAGCAAGGTTGGCCAGTGAGTCACCGGTGGCGTAAAAAACCAGTTTGAAAGGAGAGCCCATCATTCCCTTTTCAAAGCTATAACGCATTTCCTGGCCATCAGAATGAATGGAAAACAGGCAAAACAGCGCAGCAACTTTCAGGGACCTTAAAATAGTATTCATGTTGTAGTCGAAGAAAACGGCCTGAAAATTAACTCATTTTGCCCAATTACAGACCGCAAAGTAAATTATGTTTTGAAATCGGCAAACCCCTTTAATGCAGCGAGGGTATGGATTGTGAATCCATACCCTCGCTTATCTTTTTGATTTTCAGCCGAATACTATCCGTAATAATCCAGCAGATTGTCAGGGTCAGCATGGTGATGATGCGAGGCCATGGCATCCTTTAACATACCCACTCCGATAAACGGCAGGGATATGATGGTTGAAATGATCATTGCAACGAATAGGATCGTTGCAAATAACAGCTTTCCGGAATAATATATAATGTTTGACAGGAAGTTCATAACCGTAATGTTTATATGATATTTTTCATTGACAAAGTTAAATAAATAACCGTACCAGTCAAAAAAATATTATGATTTTATTATATATTTAGATGATTTTTAGATCAATAGCTAACATTCGATAGAAATCAATAGCTAATATTCTATTGTATGATAGTATAATAATTCAATTTATTCTATCGACAATCAAATCTATACTACAATACTATACACGCAAGGTTACAATGAATCGCCTCCTACTAATTATACTTCGGGTCATGTTCGGATCCATCCTCGCAGTGGCCACAGTTATCACCACGATTGTAATGTCTCCTGTTGTGCTGGCGCTGTGGATCTGGAAAAAATTCACAGATTTCCTCACCCAAAAGTGAACTGCTGGTTTCCATACTTTATATATTGCGTTGGAACCGTCTCAGCATATTCATTCCTATGAAAAGAAGAACTTTTATCCGGTTAGGCTCAGCCGCAGGTTTATCATCCATCATCATTCCATTCAGTCAATCTAATTCAAAAGCCGATGCAGCAGGTACCGGTTCAACAGCCACCGGGCCCGATTTATCGGAAATGAGCGTGGCTGAGCTGCAGAGAAAAATGAAAAGCGGAGTGCTGACTTCTCAGGGCATTACCAGCTTCTATCTCGATCAAATCGCCAAACTGGATAAGAAGGGGCCGAAACTGAATGCTGTTATCGAGATAAACCCGGACGCATTGAGCATCGCCGAGGCAATGGACAGGGAGCGAAAAGCAGGAAAAACGAGAGGCCCGATGCACGGCATCCCTATTTTGATCAAAGACAATATTGATACCGCTGATAAAATGCAGACTACCGCCGGTTCACTTGCGTTGGCTGGCAATGTTGCGGGTAATGACGCATTTGTTGTAAAAAAACTCAGAGAGGCCGGAGCAGTAATACTTGGTAAGACCAATTTGAGCGAATGGGCCAACTTCCGTTCCACGCGGGCGTCGAGCGGATGGAGCAGTCGCGGAGGTCAAACGAAGAATCCCTATATACTAGACCGTTCACCCTGCGGTTCCAGTTCGGGATCAGGCGTGGCCGTAGCTGCCAACCTCTGTGCAGTAGCTGTGGGGACCGAAACCAATGGCTCCATTGCCTGCCCCGCGTCGATGAATGGCGTGGTGGGAATTAAGCCTACGGTCGGACTGGTGAGCAGGTCCGGTATCATTCCAATTTCCAAAACACAGGATACGGCGGGTCCATTTGGACGAACTGTCGCAGATGTAGCAGCTTTGCTCGGCGCTATGACTGGCAATGATCCGGCTGATCCGGCAAGACACATTGCTACCTCCCCGATACCTGTTGACTATACCAAATTCCTCGATTCCGCGGCATTGAAAGGCAAAAGGATCGGAGTAGAAAAAAGCATGTTGAAAGTCCACGAAGGTATCGATTCACTTTTGGCCAAGGCAATAGCCCAAATGAAAGCAGCTGGGGCGGTGATCGTGGAAGTGGAATATATGAAAACCCAGGCGCTGGATGGCGCTGAATCAGCATTGCTGCAAATTGAGTTCAAGGACGGCGTGAATAACTATCTGTCACATTCCAATGCAAAGATCAAATCATTGGAAGGCCTGATTGCATTCAACAAAGCAAATGAAGCCAAAACAATGCCTTACTTCAAGCAGGAATTGTTTGAAACTTCGCAAGCAAAAGGAGATTTGAATACCAAAGCATATAAGGATGCATTGAGCAAAATAACCGGTGTCGCCGACTCGCTCAACAAGAAGTTTGAAGACGATAAACTCGATGCGCTCTGCGGCCCTGCCACGGGAGCTTCCTGGTGTATTGACCTCGTTAATGGCGATTTTTGGACGGGATATGGCGCATATGGGCCAGCTGCTATCTCCGGCTTTCCTTCCATTACCCTCCCGATGGGCAAGGTGGATGAGCTCCCTGTCGGCATATCGTTCCTCGGAAAGGCTTACGACGAGCCCGGACTGATCGGCATTGCTTATGCTTACGAGCAGGTTTCCAAAAATCGGGCTGCCCCGAAATTCATTGAGACCGTCGGCAAAAAGTAAATTAACTGACCACTATCGAGCCAGATATACCTCGTAAAAGGAGCCTTTTTGTCCTAAAAACTGATTGGCTTCCTGTTGCGAGTAAATCACCTTGCCCATTTGGTAAAAATCCTCGTACTGATTATAAGGATAGGGCGTGAATTTCACCAGATCGGGGAACAACATATGTGTGATGAGGTTCTCTTTCAATGCGCGTGT
The genomic region above belongs to Dyadobacter pollutisoli and contains:
- a CDS encoding efflux RND transporter periplasmic adaptor subunit, which gives rise to MKRLFIFLGVIAVIGLTAAKLLSNKEQTAQKVYVPDPDPKVGVKTAVAEMRKLSQESAFLGSFTPNRKVEIRPQAGGEIIRLTIEEGQFVKAGQLIAKLDDEQLRYQVEALQVTLEGYQNDLKRYEVLVKGDAVPAVNLERTQLSIRSTQAQIKQLNKQIQNTNIIAPFGGIITAKMVEKGSVVSIGTPMAEITDISSLKLVVNIPEKSINEFRTGKSIVIKTDVNPDADLKGRVTMVAAEGDDAHNYPVEITVANSQNHPLKAGMYGSIANSTDVKGEALSVPRQAIMGSAKQPQLYVVENGKAVLRSVGIGSTTNDYYEITKGLKAGDRVVTSGQINLQDGTSVIAQ
- a CDS encoding TolC family protein, producing the protein MKFKFHLLAVLCLLATQSLHAQDYNLSQLLDLAMKNDFSIQSARLDELKTNAKIDEVKSALLPSVNVSGDYKRYFKIPGQVVPASAFGGPEGSYSTLAFGLPYNLSTTAQVTQNLYNPSVKYALKAANLNRELTSLSTVKTKEDVAYNVTDAYYNLVTVVQQMAFLDSNLVSLDKLYKVSNLLYQNKLGQRVDVDRIIINRTTTETQLATLKDNYSQLVNLLKYYTGTPQSDSIRIVVNVSGVALPARDGFDETRRTDVALLQKQKDLNELQDRNIKSGLIPTVNAYGVANMAFYAKAGENSTFQDVPGYWAGLQLNWSVFDGLARRAKRSQNQIDKEKLNVQLRQVKESIQMEEANARNKFGVEQKNINAKKDQVALAERVYKQIQLQFKEGTVSLTDVIQSENSLLDAQSNYLTSLVQLLKAELEWKKATGSLIQK
- a CDS encoding TetR/AcrR family transcriptional regulator, translating into MKCIAEKSEDKIKEAAKRVFLKKGFDGTTSRDIAREADMNIALTNYYFRSKEKLFLEIFRDILGEYFQSTVDILNKKIDVKAKISEMIENDFKMMKEEPDLIIFIMNEIHKEPDRLFPDMSFFHQIRNTYFIQQLEEGVANGTLRPMQLETILPLIKCNVEFIFLGKHIHKKLFNLTEEEFEVHAEAQKEHVKEMICNYLVIG
- the pta gene encoding phosphate acetyltransferase, with translation MTKTIFIASAEPYAGKSVIALGLVNMLLAKTKKIGFFKPIISQQSPGTRDKHIEAILNHFSLPIAYEDTYAFSRHEVLQQSESENWREMINTIIGKFKKLEEAYDFTVIEGSDFLGEGVAFEFETNAAIAKNLGAPVLTIINGENKSTEQIINSALNVLRNFESREVQVLGIIANRVKPEQVDDVHELLRMQLPEDMMLTVIPWDKNLQSPTMKEIADALDAKVLFGENLLSSQVDHFVTGAMMLPNFLNHIKENVLIITPGDRGDIIIGALQANLSANYPKVAGILLTAGTEPEEPIVRLIEGLQTIVPVISVQKGTFETTTRVGAIHSRISADNKKKITLAIDIFEKYVDMKVLDDKIITFRSEGITPHMFQYQLMKWAKSEKKHIVLPEGNDDRILKAAARLISQNIVNLTLLGNPVEIAASLKRLGLNLDLNAIKIVDPATSENYDSYVETLYALRKYKNVNEEMARDLMTDVSYFGTMMVYKGHADGMVSGAVHTTQHTIRPALQFIKTKPGVSLVSSVFFMCLPERVSVFGDCAVNPNPTAEELAEIAISSAESSKLFGIEPRIAMLSYSSGSSGEGEDVERVREATALVRQKRPDIKIDGPIQYDAAVDPMVGSQKSSNPDVSGRASVFIFPDLNTGNNTYKALQRETGALAIGPMLQGLNKPINDLSRGCTVEDIFNTVIITAIQSQENAGHRH
- a CDS encoding FAD:protein FMN transferase, giving the protein MNTILRSLKVAALFCLFSIHSDGQEMRYSFEKGMMGSPFKLVFYATGDSLANLAAKRAFERIEKLNEILSDYRDGSEINLLSAQSGSGKWVPVSKDLFDILAVSQDISKKTGGAFDATLGPVVQMWRHATRKGIFPPQEEIHEALQKTGYTKMQLDRAKQSVLLIQKGMRLDIGGLGKGYAAEEAIKVLKNMGITSAMMDAGGKIVLTNPPPGTKGWNITISNGSDSLKTMALSNVALATSGPTYRFMEYKGVKYSHIVDPQTGIGLLFHVRTTVISPDGTVADALATAFSVAGIDKSKAYLKHFPGSRVWLVEKQDEHIADWNMLE
- a CDS encoding amidase, which gives rise to MKRRTFIRLGSAAGLSSIIIPFSQSNSKADAAGTGSTATGPDLSEMSVAELQRKMKSGVLTSQGITSFYLDQIAKLDKKGPKLNAVIEINPDALSIAEAMDRERKAGKTRGPMHGIPILIKDNIDTADKMQTTAGSLALAGNVAGNDAFVVKKLREAGAVILGKTNLSEWANFRSTRASSGWSSRGGQTKNPYILDRSPCGSSSGSGVAVAANLCAVAVGTETNGSIACPASMNGVVGIKPTVGLVSRSGIIPISKTQDTAGPFGRTVADVAALLGAMTGNDPADPARHIATSPIPVDYTKFLDSAALKGKRIGVEKSMLKVHEGIDSLLAKAIAQMKAAGAVIVEVEYMKTQALDGAESALLQIEFKDGVNNYLSHSNAKIKSLEGLIAFNKANEAKTMPYFKQELFETSQAKGDLNTKAYKDALSKITGVADSLNKKFEDDKLDALCGPATGASWCIDLVNGDFWTGYGAYGPAAISGFPSITLPMGKVDELPVGISFLGKAYDEPGLIGIAYAYEQVSKNRAAPKFIETVGKK